The window GGCAGTTACATTTTCTGCTTAACATCATATTACTAATCAACCTTAAATTTTGATGGTGAAGGTCTTCTTCTTTGGAATGAAATAAGGCAGCAGTGGATAGGTAAAAGTGGTTCCAAAAACCGTAAAGAAGCTCAGGAGCAGACGAAGATAAGGTTAGTGTCTCGTTATATATGTTTCTTCCtgtcatataatatataaacttatagATTCATTTTTGTTGTTATTGCAGACTAAGTGAAACTTACAATAGTCTACTTGGAACAGACAAGCCATTTCCCACCCCAATTCCGCTACATGTAAGCTTGCCATAGCCTTGAAAGCATCGATTCGTAACAATTTGTTATGTTATGTTATGTTTGTTGGTTGATTGATTGACCACATCGGGTTTGTTTGATGACAGGAAATGATTGATTTTTTGGTTAATTTATgggaacaagaagaagaattgAATGGTTGAGGCTGCTACCAAAAAGTATTGTCTATTTTCACCCTTCCATCTCGAATTCAAGGTTTCCAAAGTATGACTTAGTGAATTaacaaaaaaagaagaagattataTTCAATAGTCTATTTGTTACATTCATTAACATTTATTGTTACCATTTTATTAATGCTCCCCattaaagaatttaaaatttggcATGTTTCTTCAATTGTGTTTGAGTTGCCTTTCTTGGATTTATTTGTTCTTTTATGATAAATTGACAACTCAAATCATAATAATGGCCAAATCTCATTGTCTATTGGTAAAAATGAaaagtaatttatttgaaaatgtcaaCAATAGTTTTCATTCTGAAACAGTTGTTTACAACATTTAATTAAATGCAATTAgtttaataatacttttaattaaaaGGATTAATTAAGGGAAAATGAGCGCACGCACATGATAAAGTCCAAGAATCCAGATTTATATAAAAAGGAATTAAGCAAAGCCAAGTCAAGTtgataattttctaattagtcTACTTAATCAAGGTTAGCTGGCGGGTTAATTATGATCATGGAGgtcctaattaattataataatggcAAGTTGAGtcagtatatataatattattatccaAATGCATGAACAATCAgtccttttaataataatacactGCATTGATACATTGAACCTCGTACCAAACATTGAACATAGGCCCATGTAACTTAGTCAATTGATTAAATCACacactaatttttaaatatgatcaaattagCCCCCCACACGCCAAGCTAAGccaacacaatattttttttttataattatttcttaatgtttaatttcatatttaaaaaccTTTCCatctataaaataaagtaatttcaaagaggaaaaataaattgagataaCTTCTATGTGATTCATGAAGCTTTAAATTTGTATAACTAtcaatattgaattttaaactttatcatcaacatcaatataaacaaaatacttATATTTTCATAGTGTTATTTCTCATTGTGTTAACATCTATAATTCCATTCCGTGATATATTAATTACAGTTATCATTTCAAATGAATTGTGTAATCTATAAAACATCGTGAATCTGCAAGTGatgtataattttgattaagataaaataactaaaataatacaatttgaattgttaatacatttattaatttcatgATAGATACATAtcaacttaattttatatttttttaaataaaataatttatttgaaattattgttttattgatgtttttatacttaattttatttaattaattgtatcaaataataatgattgattATATATACTATCAAATATCTAAGCAATTATCAGATATATTCCATTAATTGAATATAAGATCACATGTAtgacaaaattcaaatttataaaaaaaacataagaatagaataaaaatgatgtttttaGTGTATTTTTAGATTTGACATAGatctcatttaattaaattgttaaggGTGAAAAGAtataaatgaaaacaaataggcaaatattgaatataatatattattttcataaagtTGATGTTGGTACATTGCATGTAACCTACTACTACCTAATACATggaatttgagaaataatggAAAGATGACTCTGTGGAGCACACAAGAGCCATTTCCtgtatacatacatacatacatacatgcaCCTGATGGAATCAtcttctctctcacacacactgctttctttctttctttctttctttttccccTGAATTAGGGTTCTTCTCTCTCTCCTTCCATTCCATTGAATGTTCTCATCGCCTCCTCTTGGATCTCTCTAcccgtcttcttcttcttcttcctcgcCTCTTTCTTCATTTTTACTCTTCCAAGAGAGTTTTTTGGATTTCCATCATCTGGGTTCTTCCATCTATTGCTCAAACTATGGCCAAGCTCTTCGATTACCTCGGTACGTACCATCTCCGATTCTTTATGGGTTTTCATCTTATTAGATCTGATATTATTCCATCATAATTTTGTCGATTGATTAAGAAGTCTGATGATCTTATTGTGTATTTGTTTTCAGGCGATGATCTTTTTAATCATCGAGAAGGgaagaaaatatatcaaaataccAAGGAATCCGATCGACGATTTCTCTCGATTAATCATGGCGACGACATCTATTTCCCTCCCAGCAAGAGATCTCGCGTTAATGCCCCGTTTGTATTCACACGCAATACAGCAACATCTATTGATGTTCTTCCCGACGAATGCCTTTTCGAGATCTTCAAGCGTCTAAATGGAGGAGGTCAAGAGAGAAGCTCAGTTGCCTGTGTTTCTAAGCGATGGCTTAACCTTTTGGGTAGCATCCGCAGAGAAGATGATATCTGTAACATGGAAATTTCTTTAGATTCTGATGAATTAATTGATGGATTCCTTTCAAGGAGTTTGGAAGGAAACAAAGCTACAGACACGAGGCTTACTGCCATTGCTGTTGGTACATCTAGTCGAGGAGGATTGGGAAAGCTTTCGATTCGTGGAAACAATTCTCTACGTGGAGTGACCAATCTAGGGTTCAAGGCGGTTGCGAATAACTGCCCGTCTCTTAGAGTTCTTTCGTTATGGAAGTTGTCTTCCATCGATGATGAATCTCTGATTGATATTGCTAATGGATGCCCCCAATTGGAAAAACTCGATCTTTCCCAATGCCCTGCTATTACCGACAAGGGTTTGATTGCAGTAGCAAAGAGGTGCCCTGGTTTGTCTTCTCTTATAATCGAGTCTTGTCCGAAGATCGGTAGCCCTAGCTTACAAGCTGTCGGCAGTTACTGCCCCAACTTGAAGTCTCTTACAATTAAGAATTGCCCTCTTGTTGACGATAAAGGAATCGTCAGTTTGATGTCTTCGGTTGGGTTTTCGTTGTCGAAGTTAAAGCTCGAAGCTTTAAACGTGGGTGATTATTCTCTTGCGGTTATCGGGCATTACGGGAAAGCTCTTACCGAACTTTCCATTTTCAGCCTTAAAAACACAACCGGAAAAGGGTTTTGGGTAATGGGCAATGTCCAGGGTTTGCAGAAATTGAGATCGTTCTTCATCAGCTCGTGCAATGGTGTTACTGACGTGGGTCTCGAAGCGATCGGTAAAGGCTGCCCGAGTTTGAAGCAGTTCAATGTTAGCAAATGTTGTATCTTTTCGGATGAAGGACTTTTGATGTTCGCGAAATCTGCCATGTTACTTGAGAGTTTGCGGTTAGAGGAATGCCACAGAATTACTCAACGTGGGGTTGTGGATCTCCTTTCGAGATTCGGAAGGAATTTGAAGGGTCTTGCTCTCGTCAACTGCATGGGATTGAAAGACGAGTTTCCTATTACGAAGATGAATTCTTCGTCAACGTCGCTTAGATCTTTGATAGTTGATAACTGTCCTGGATTTGGCGATGAAATCTTGGCTGCTATAGGCCAGATGTGCCCGCAGCTCAACCGAATTGATCTGTCCCGGCTTCAGGGGATTACCGATTTAGGCATTACTCAACTTGTGAGTGCTAATGAATCTGGCATCGTAAAGATGACTTTGAGAAATTGCTTGAATTTGACGGATAAGGTTATCTGTCTTGTAGCTGACTCCCACGGTTCGACTCTCGAACAACTGAATCTCGACGGGTGCAAAGGCTTGACTGATGCCAGCTTGATAGCAATTGCCCGGGATTGCTCGATGCTGACAGAACTCGACGTGTCTAGGTTGGGAATCACCGATTTGGGGGTTGCGGCTTTGGCTAGTGGTTTACAATTTAATCTGCAGATCCTTTCGGTGGCGGGTTGTTCTAAGGTCACCGATAAGAGCTTTCCTCGTTTGATTGAGTTGGGTGAAAGTGGGCTTATGGGGTTGGATATTAGACATTGCAATGGGATAAGCAGTGGCACAGTGGATCAGCTTCTTGACCAATTGTGCGGTTGTGATATCCTCTACTGAAAGTAAAAAAGATAATCGGTTTGTCTTACTAGTTTAGGAAATAGTTTGCAGTTTTTCGAGTCCAAACTCAACGGATCTTGAAAAACCATCTTATTCCCCGGTTCGTTCGTTTTTTCTCTGTGATCGTTTTTTTTGGCAGTTTCCTAACAGAAGCTGTTTTGGAGGAGTTTGGCCGAGTTGCCATGTTCTTTCACGATGATCACGAGATGATAATATGAACCGGGGTGGTGATGGTATGAGATTTGTTTGTATCTCGCTCGAATGGTCTGGGTTAAAAGTTCGGATTTTAGTTGCGTTTGTTGTTGTGTTTCACACGGGGTTGCTTTTGGCAGTTTGGAAGTTTACGGTTGGCTGTTTGTTCTTGGGGTTTTGGCTGTGACAACCACTTAGGAATTTTGgggttgtttttttttttgagaaagtTTTTGCCAAGGTCCAAGTTTTACTGGCTATTATGTAAACTTTACAATCTGTTTGTTGCAACCTTTTGTATCATTATTGTTGTTATAAATGATCTACTtttgtttcattatttttcctatatcatctttttagtttttaaatattaaaaaaaaatggctAGTCACAAATATCCATTTTGTCCTAGTCCCTTTGCATAAAAAGAagtagaattaaaaataatcccCAATTGAAAAGAAGTGGTTTAgattagatttgtttttttctaacTCAATAATTGAAAAGTGAAATAAAATCAACTTTAACTTTATCTTAAAAGAGGAATACATTAATTGAACCTAATAACGGACGAacagtttcccaaactaaccttgtttgacgttcactttcccaaactaacctagtttgttcatttattcccaaactaacctagtttactattcaaaatcagtttttttttttatttattttttttattatttttattttttttaacatttcaaatttattatatatatatatagatatatatatttaaattattacttatataaactaaattatttatattttgatatatattttaaattattatttttataaatttgattatttatattttgatatataatttaaattatttttttataaatttaattatttatattttaatatatatatatatatatatatatttacatatatatatatatatatatatgtggcaGTATGATTTTCATccccataaatttattttttttactattcaaattattatttatatttattgggttttcttttattaaaataattttgacaacttttcattcaaattattatttatatttattggattgtcttttattaaaataattttgacaacttttcattataatataatttcacaataaaaaatttatcaatttttattgtgTTGTCTTCCTAAAAATATGTCTTAAAGTTAGTGaaccattaaatatttatattaaaatataaataattaaatttataaaaaaataatttaaattatatatcaaaatataaataattaaatttataaaattaataatttaaaatatatatcaaaatataaataatttagtttatataaataataattatatatatatatatatatataataaatttgaaatgtaaaaaaaaaataaaaaaaataaaaaaaataaaaaattaaaatgagtttgaatagtaaactaggttagtttgggaataaatgaacaaactaggttagtttgggaaaatgaacgccaaacaaggttagtttgggaaactgtTCAATAACCGACGGTATAAATACCCATTAATAATTTAGCATGCCAACTAGCAAACACAGATCAAAATCATGTTCATATTCTTAATCCCACGTCAGACAGACAGTTTCTATGTATGTTAACAATtaatttgaacatttttaaGCCACTAGCTCATAATGAATCTATTTATTTCATGTGTGTGTAAACATATATTCCTATTATTCAGGTGTATATATTCCTATTAAGGATGTCAATCATGCAGTTCGAGATCTCCCGACCTCTATCATCCCCGACGATTTTTAATTGCCAATTCCTATTCCTCAAGTAAAAGCCATGTTCAATATAAGAATTTGAAGCATAATCTCAAagtattgttttattattgagAATTAATTGTTGCATTAGAAGAAACTTATAAGATAAAATTGTACAGCACAAAAACAGACCAAGGAGGAAcatgatgataataataataataataccttTTTTCACAACACAGTCtgggaaattccaaaaattgACCACCTCAGCACAAAGTCACCAAATGACAAAGCAAGCAGCAAAGCAGCAAATGACAACATAATTTAGCACAAAGCAACTGAAAATGGTaaccaaaaaacaaaaatttaaaaacatggaACAAGATCGTGTAATCAATCAATTGACTTGGATTGCTAGACCCGTTTTGTTTGCATGCTCTCTCAACTTTCCAACGCAATAGGTTTTGGGGCAAAAACAATTTGGGCGcgatcctcctcctcctcctcctcttgaATGTCCTCTTCATCGTCACTATTATCCTCAGTTCTCAGAGTGGATTCCTGGCTTTCATCGTCATCATGCTCTTCAGATGGAATTGCTTTTATTCGAGTTGTTTCAGTTGTTTCGGATGATGTTAAAGTGTCACTCTTCTGATCATTGGATAGGACTGTTTTCTGGGAAGGCAGCTTTGGAAGGGACTTGCGCTGTGGCCTCTTAGGCTGCACAGAAGAAGCTCCTCCTCCTCCTACAACTACTTTTACAGTACGAGTAGATTTCTCGTCCAAACTTAAACGACCTGCTGCTGGTCTATGGCTGATGCTGATGCTCAAGTCTTTTCCTTCAGACTCATCTCTCGTAGGCGAACTCTTTTTCCTCCCAAGCTTTGGAGATTTCGCTCTAGTTGTTGGTATCTGCgtacatatatatttgatgTTCAATAACATAGCACGGGGTATTAAGACAAGACACAAAGAATGAATCTAACAACTTTAGTCTGTAGGTAAATATATGAATGTATCGAGTACCCCACACCTTTTTTAGTTCTGGAGTGGGCGGCGGAGGTTCCTGATAAAAGTTTGGCATGGGTGTTGCCTTAAAAGCCAGTTTCTTCCTTAGCTTTTTTATTTCTGCATCTTGGGTTTCCTGTTCCAGAATAACAACAAAACTACCcaaactaaaacaaaaaaaaaaaactattcacAATTCAGAGATCTTAAACTAATATTCGTGCAAAGATGGTATCACCTTGGTCTTTGCTTGGATACtattcttctcttcttccttagcttGAATCTTCTCCTCTAGTTTGGAGTAAAACtgcataaattataaaatatactcATACTAATGCCCGAATTGCCAGATATATATGTCCCGCCTATATAAAAGATAACAACCTCTTTTCTTTTTGCAGCCCTTTCATCGCACTTAAAGCTAAAATTATATGATGGCAGTGTGCCTGGTTTACGATGCTTTGAATCTTCTTCAGTGGGGCTTCTAGGAAATTGTTAAGGTAATAGAACAATACAATTAAGAACTATGCCAAACCTTCCTCATTTGGagttaaaaactaaaaacaagcaaaaaaaactctttttccACCCGATAGAttaaaaatcatcaatgaaTGAAATCACACTTATAGGATACAGAGCAGACTGCACATTTTCATCAGCAGCAGTCTTATTTACGACCACTTTTCTCACCGGTTTCAACTGTTTCTTCTCCCTGTCATCAGGATATCGCATAAGATTGATGTCATTCAGCTTGtatgaaaagaagaagaaaaaaacacatACGAAAGACCATCTGAATCCGTCATATTCACAGTGGGCGCTGGTGGATCATTGATTTCAGGTTGCTCCTGGAAATTGAACAAAACTTTCAGTAAGACTCCCGCTATCCCAAATTTGTTAActaaattcaattcaaataaacaGGTATTGAATACCTTTGATGCAGCGGCACCATCTACTACAGGTTTTGGTCTGGCATGGTTGTCAGCAACTTCTCTGCCAATCGATAGCCTATTTTGTATCTTAGGTGCAGAAGGCTGTTTGGTACGTAAATTTGAACCCAACGATCCATTTGATTGAGTATCTTTTGCCTCTTTACTTCTTTTCACCACTGTACCAGCATTTCCAACCTCTACAGACTTTTCGTTTTTCGCTTTGCTTAAGCCCTTCAATTGTTTGACACCCTTGGACACATCGGTTACCTTGGCTCTAGGTTCCTTTGGAAAGGATAACGATAATGATAAAAGCATGTTGAGAATTGGAACTGATAAGATATACAATAGTAGAGGAGAAGGATCCTACCTTAGAAATAGTCGAAAATTTACTTTCTGCGTCTGCAATCGATCCATCTGGAACTTCTTCGACTGATGAGTTGGAAGTGGCAGCAATTTCTAAAATGCCATTCATCCCTGCACGTCCGCCGTTGGTGCTAGCAGTTAAAGGAATTTCCTCACCGGTACCATTTTCATGGACTTTTCCATTTGCAGATGCGGAGTTCATATCATCAGCATCCATTACAACCTATACAAGAGAAACGAAACACTGAATCTACTTCTTTCCAACAGATCCAAGTTCATTAGACGATTAGGAAACTCAATTGAACCTCAAAACGTGTAGATCTTCAGATTCGCTGAAAGATCTACTGTTCATTGTCTATAACAGATCTACAGATTCAGACAGAGACAATAAAATGACGGAAAATTGTTCACATACACGGTGTTGAGAACAAAAAATGCAGTAATTCTTTCTCCAGTGTTTAACAGGCATGAAATCCACGTCATCtttacatatacatatatacggTATAGCAAAGGTTGAAGAGGAGTAGTGTAAGAGAAGCTTAAGCAGCTTACCTAGTGAAAGAAGTGCAGTTCAAGATTCAGCCATTGATGGATCTGGAAATGCGAACAGTAAGGATGGAGCAGGAGTGAAGTGAAGAGAATAGAGATAGAAGTGGAAAATGAGATTTCTATTTtggatttcttcttcttcttctttcttctttcttgttgttgttgttctatTTCGTTGCTGAGGCGTCAGTTTTCAAATCCATTCCAAGGTCACTCTCTCCGTTAAGAGAGAGAAGAACAAAGCCGATACCCcatttctagagagagagtccTGTGTGGCCCGTATGGAAGAAGGGGGAGGAGAGATACAGATCTCCTGTTCATGACAGATCACGCCACGAATACACCTTCACTCGTGATCTATATACGTGGCAATATCCTGTACGTTGTTGactctattattatatatatatatatatatccaacgACATGAACAAAAACTTACCGtctgttattttattattccaGTTTTCAGATTTACAATTAGATCCTCTTTTGAAAGGTAAGTAAACAGTTGACctaattttttacctttttaatgtaagatgtttttactaaaaataaaattaggtgaatttttttcttttaagaatcaattttgttatttattttttactttttttaagtTAGTAGGCTTAAATTGGTAAGAAAtgtaaaaagtaataatttataaataagttattatctagaatagtatattatttaacttaatatttgataaataaaaggttattgattaatatcattaatccattcataagaaaatattatataccaTGACGACGTCGGAGATTAGATCCGAAAAATCTgtgaatttgtgtgaaaattttattgtttttattaaagattttcgagtaaactaatatatatatatatatatataatgatgcttaatttttaaaatgtccggattaccggttcgagagttgtgattaatttgaatatttatgttagaataaatggatatttgggtcggattgtgggttgacccgcccataaacttaaaacgcttaaaaaaatgttatttgtatgtttcgaacttgcaacctaacaaaacaaatacaacatttaaccaggtgtgattgagatgtggtttgccgatggataatagaccggtatcatttaaaagtggttaaaaaaatatgaatcaaatatttgattgaccaaagtgtgaggtcacgatgctaattattaaaaaaatatgaataaaatatttgattgacaaagtgaaagtgtaaagtcgtGAGATGAGatattcattcggaaaaaatatgtgatgaaacatgtgagaaaataagttgttttatcgaagtgaataaaatgtggaatgagagcgttatattttttattttaataattttaatcattgaaaatattattataatttttttaatttattttgtttttatttttttggaaattttcctagttattataatataatcaatttgtACATAACTTTTTTCATGTCATTACTTCAACTCaacgattttttattaaattgatcattttaaaaaatatataaaatgttattaaatatatattattttgtttttaatgaaaaaattaatacaaaaacaaaataagaggCTCTCAAGATTaaacaattcaaataatataaaatattgtagtttaaagttaaataatagtGTAATgaacaaacataataaataaataaaaaagagcatgataaattattgttttttatttttttttttatctaaatagaAGAACAATAAATTCCCCTTTAACCTTTTATGATGGGGCCTGCCTATCTATGAGACTGAGACTAGACAATaggtttgaattttaaatgtagTGATGTTACAAAcatcatacatttttttaaatgcaaGTATGTCGGAATAAAATGTTTAACATAAGATattctttaacattaaattCCTTCAggaacttataaataattaattttcccCCAATTTTTATTAAGTGAATAATTTAGTTAAGTTTTCCTTAATTGAACTTGGAGTGTTATATTTCTGCCTGCTTTAGTCGTACTAGTTGACTAAAAAATAACCCAGTATCAAAACAAGCTTTAATAAACTAAACAAATAATCCTtggaaacttaaaaaaaataaagaaaattaccAAATTTACTTAAAGATGGCAAAATATAACTAGTGGAATGTGGATTCCATGATGTTGAAAAGAACATGAAGTCTTATTTAAGGTTGAAGTCAACATCATGGCCAATATTTAAGAGGACTGTTAATATCTCGAGTAAGGTAGGTTTGGTTGTGTTAATTAATTTCATGAACAACCTAGgttttataaatacattaaatcATATATATCTGAATTTGTTCATTCTTAAAGGTgttgtttaataataaagaaaataaataaacaacaaagatcacattaaaaacatatattaataacataACATTAATAAGTTCAAGGCTTCTAGCTctataataa is drawn from Impatiens glandulifera chromosome 3, dImpGla2.1, whole genome shotgun sequence and contains these coding sequences:
- the LOC124932908 gene encoding EIN3-binding F-box protein 1-like, with the translated sequence MAKLFDYLGDDLFNHREGKKIYQNTKESDRRFLSINHGDDIYFPPSKRSRVNAPFVFTRNTATSIDVLPDECLFEIFKRLNGGGQERSSVACVSKRWLNLLGSIRREDDICNMEISLDSDELIDGFLSRSLEGNKATDTRLTAIAVGTSSRGGLGKLSIRGNNSLRGVTNLGFKAVANNCPSLRVLSLWKLSSIDDESLIDIANGCPQLEKLDLSQCPAITDKGLIAVAKRCPGLSSLIIESCPKIGSPSLQAVGSYCPNLKSLTIKNCPLVDDKGIVSLMSSVGFSLSKLKLEALNVGDYSLAVIGHYGKALTELSIFSLKNTTGKGFWVMGNVQGLQKLRSFFISSCNGVTDVGLEAIGKGCPSLKQFNVSKCCIFSDEGLLMFAKSAMLLESLRLEECHRITQRGVVDLLSRFGRNLKGLALVNCMGLKDEFPITKMNSSSTSLRSLIVDNCPGFGDEILAAIGQMCPQLNRIDLSRLQGITDLGITQLVSANESGIVKMTLRNCLNLTDKVICLVADSHGSTLEQLNLDGCKGLTDASLIAIARDCSMLTELDVSRLGITDLGVAALASGLQFNLQILSVAGCSKVTDKSFPRLIELGESGLMGLDIRHCNGISSGTVDQLLDQLCGCDILY
- the LOC124932502 gene encoding protein WVD2-like 6, producing the protein MDADDMNSASANGKVHENGTGEEIPLTASTNGGRAGMNGILEIAATSNSSVEEVPDGSIADAESKFSTISKEPRAKVTDVSKGVKQLKGLSKAKNEKSVEVGNAGTVVKRSKEAKDTQSNGSLGSNLRTKQPSAPKIQNRLSIGREVADNHARPKPVVDGAAASKEQPEINDPPAPTVNMTDSDGLSEKKQLKPVRKVVVNKTAADENVQSALSPTEEDSKHRKPGTLPSYNFSFKCDERAAKRKEFYSKLEEKIQAKEEEKNSIQAKTKETQDAEIKKLRKKLAFKATPMPNFYQEPPPPTPELKKIPTTRAKSPKLGRKKSSPTRDESEGKDLSISISHRPAAGRLSLDEKSTRTVKVVVGGGGASSVQPKRPQRKSLPKLPSQKTVLSNDQKSDTLTSSETTETTRIKAIPSEEHDDDESQESTLRTEDNSDDEEDIQEEEEEEDRAQIVFAPKPIALES